A window of Streptomyces sp. DG1A-41 contains these coding sequences:
- a CDS encoding response regulator transcription factor produces MTEGTERKPARVVVADDQTVVREGIVMLLGLLPGIEVVGAAGDGEEAMRLVAEVAPDVVLMDLRMPRCDGVEATRRIRAEYPGTQVVVLTTYADDESLFPALAAGARGYLTKDAGGEDIVRAVHSVLSGDAGLSPSVQRRLLERLAEAEVRPASPPEAPDGLTVRETEVLLLIAEGLSNQEIGRRLHVSTATVKTHINNLFTKTGLKDRAQAVRYAYGKGLVRPPAG; encoded by the coding sequence ATGACGGAGGGGACCGAGCGGAAGCCCGCTCGGGTGGTGGTCGCGGACGACCAGACCGTGGTGCGGGAAGGCATCGTGATGCTGCTCGGTCTGCTGCCCGGGATCGAGGTCGTCGGCGCGGCGGGGGACGGGGAGGAGGCGATGCGGCTCGTCGCCGAAGTCGCCCCGGACGTGGTGCTGATGGACCTGCGCATGCCTCGCTGTGACGGGGTGGAGGCGACCCGCAGGATCCGCGCGGAGTACCCCGGGACGCAGGTCGTGGTGCTCACGACGTACGCCGATGACGAGTCGCTCTTCCCTGCACTGGCTGCGGGAGCGCGCGGCTACCTCACGAAGGACGCCGGCGGGGAGGACATCGTGCGGGCCGTGCACAGCGTGCTGTCGGGGGACGCGGGGCTCTCGCCCAGCGTTCAGAGGCGGCTGCTGGAGCGTCTGGCGGAGGCCGAGGTGAGACCGGCCTCGCCCCCTGAGGCGCCGGACGGGCTCACCGTGCGGGAGACGGAGGTGCTGCTGCTCATCGCCGAGGGGCTCAGCAACCAGGAGATCGGCCGCAGGCTGCATGTCTCCACCGCCACCGTGAAGACCCACATCAACAACCTCTTCACCAAGACGGGGCTCAAGGACCGTGCACAGGCGGTGCGTTACGCGTACGGAAAGGGGCTGGTGCGGCCACCAGCGGGTTGA
- a CDS encoding cation acetate symporter — protein MTGEHQTLALLLFGGFVAVTLAITTWVSRNRRGSAEEFYAGGRLFSPMENGFAIAGDYMSAASFLGVTGLIALFGYDGLLYVVGFLVAWLVVLFLVAELVRNCGRFTLADVVAARMRERPVRIAAGTSSVTVSVLYLVAQMVGAGSLVALLLGGTSEAARAWTVIGVGGLMVIYVSLGGMRATTWIQIVKAVLLLGGTIALTALVLVRFHGDLDRLLLTAAERSGHGEAFLAPGLKYGGDWTARFDFISLGLALVLGTAGLPHILSRFYTVPTARAARRSVVWAVGLIGGFYLMTIVLGFGAAAIVGPDAVRGSNAAGNTAVPLLALDLGGGAGSTGGTVLFAIVAAVAFATILAVVAGITLASSASVAHDLYASLRRPGGKLRSEVAVARVAAVGVGVVAIALGLLARDLNVAFLVGLAFAVAASANLPVLLYSLFWRGFTTRGAVWAVYGGLVPALVLVVLSPVVSGSADSLFPNVDFQYFPLQNPGLVSIPLGFLAGWLGTVTSAEVPDEAKHAETEVRSLTGAGAA, from the coding sequence GTGACGGGTGAACACCAGACGCTGGCGCTGCTGCTGTTCGGCGGGTTCGTCGCGGTCACGCTGGCGATCACGACCTGGGTGAGCCGCAACCGGCGCGGTTCGGCGGAGGAGTTCTACGCGGGTGGGCGGCTCTTCTCTCCCATGGAGAATGGTTTTGCCATCGCGGGTGACTACATGTCGGCCGCTTCCTTCCTGGGCGTCACCGGGCTCATCGCGCTGTTCGGCTACGACGGGCTGCTGTATGTCGTCGGATTCCTCGTGGCCTGGCTGGTGGTGCTGTTCCTCGTGGCTGAACTGGTCCGCAACTGCGGCCGGTTCACGCTGGCCGATGTTGTGGCGGCGCGGATGAGGGAGCGGCCGGTACGGATCGCGGCGGGAACCTCCTCGGTCACCGTGTCCGTTCTGTATCTGGTGGCGCAGATGGTCGGCGCGGGCAGCCTGGTGGCGCTGCTGCTCGGGGGCACGAGTGAGGCGGCGCGGGCCTGGACCGTCATCGGGGTCGGCGGGCTCATGGTGATCTATGTGTCGTTGGGAGGGATGCGGGCGACGACGTGGATCCAGATCGTCAAGGCCGTCCTGCTGCTCGGCGGCACGATCGCGCTGACGGCGCTCGTCCTGGTGCGCTTCCACGGCGACCTGGACCGGCTGCTGCTCACGGCGGCCGAGCGCAGCGGTCACGGGGAGGCGTTTCTGGCGCCCGGGCTGAAGTACGGCGGGGACTGGACCGCCCGCTTCGACTTCATCAGTCTGGGGCTGGCCCTGGTACTGGGCACGGCCGGGCTGCCGCACATCCTGTCCCGGTTCTACACCGTGCCCACCGCGCGCGCCGCACGCCGGTCGGTGGTTTGGGCCGTCGGGCTCATCGGCGGTTTCTACCTGATGACGATCGTGCTGGGATTCGGCGCGGCCGCCATCGTGGGGCCGGACGCGGTACGCGGGTCGAACGCGGCCGGGAACACGGCCGTTCCGCTGCTGGCGCTCGATCTGGGCGGTGGCGCGGGATCCACGGGCGGAACGGTTCTCTTCGCGATCGTCGCCGCTGTCGCCTTCGCCACGATCCTCGCCGTGGTCGCTGGGATCACACTCGCGTCCTCGGCGTCGGTGGCCCACGATCTGTACGCGTCCCTGCGGCGCCCGGGCGGCAAGCTCCGCAGCGAGGTGGCCGTGGCCCGTGTCGCCGCCGTCGGTGTCGGCGTGGTGGCGATCGCCCTCGGCCTGCTGGCGCGGGACCTCAACGTCGCGTTCCTGGTGGGCCTCGCCTTCGCCGTCGCCGCGTCGGCGAACCTTCCGGTGCTGCTCTACTCCCTGTTCTGGCGCGGCTTCACCACACGCGGTGCCGTATGGGCCGTCTATGGCGGTCTGGTCCCGGCCCTGGTGCTCGTGGTGCTGTCCCCGGTGGTCTCCGGAAGCGCCGACTCGCTGTTCCCGAACGTCGACTTCCAGTACTTCCCGTTGCAGAACCCAGGCCTGGTCTCGATCCCGCTGGGCTTCCTCGCGGGCTGGCTGGGCACGGTCACCTCGGCAGAGGTCCCGGACGAGGCCAAGCACGCGGAGACCGAGGTGCGGTCGCTGACCGGGGCGGGAGCGGCGTAG
- a CDS encoding IS982 family transposase — protein sequence MTTSLDALLAALYVFIDDHVAPRRRIGRPPKLTDAELLCLAVAQVLLGFPSARHWIRFAHARLGHLFRYLPQQSAYNKRLNAAGPLISRVIEAHARQVPTWNDDLRLIDSTPLPCAASRETVKRSDLVGHAGYGYCRSHSRFFWGFRLYLLTTAEGMPVTWCLAHPKLGEREVMTALLERDHRLIHSGQVILADKGFAGREFEAFLTERLGVHLVRPDRKDEPVRHGCLARVRQWIEAVFDTLKGQLSLEQHGGRTTAGVFARTAQRLLAMAAGIWHNWTTGAKVKRSLIAYDH from the coding sequence GTGACTACCAGCCTGGACGCCCTTCTGGCGGCACTGTACGTGTTCATCGACGACCATGTAGCCCCTCGTCGCCGGATCGGGCGACCCCCGAAACTGACGGACGCCGAACTGCTGTGCTTGGCTGTCGCCCAGGTCCTGCTCGGCTTCCCCTCGGCCCGGCACTGGATCCGCTTCGCCCACGCCCGACTGGGACACCTCTTTCGCTACCTGCCCCAGCAGTCCGCCTACAACAAGCGCCTCAACGCCGCCGGACCGCTGATCAGCCGTGTGATCGAAGCTCATGCCAGGCAGGTGCCGACCTGGAACGACGACCTGCGGCTGATCGACTCCACTCCGCTGCCCTGCGCCGCCTCCCGCGAGACCGTCAAACGCTCCGACCTGGTCGGCCACGCCGGATACGGCTACTGCCGCAGCCACTCCCGCTTCTTCTGGGGCTTCCGGCTCTACCTCCTCACCACGGCCGAGGGCATGCCCGTCACCTGGTGCCTGGCCCACCCGAAACTGGGCGAGCGGGAGGTGATGACCGCGCTGCTGGAACGCGACCACCGCCTCATCCACAGCGGTCAGGTGATCCTTGCGGACAAGGGTTTCGCCGGGCGGGAGTTCGAGGCGTTCCTCACCGAGCGCCTGGGCGTCCACCTGGTGCGGCCGGACCGTAAGGACGAGCCGGTCCGGCACGGCTGCCTGGCCCGCGTCCGCCAGTGGATCGAGGCCGTCTTCGACACCCTCAAAGGCCAGCTCAGCCTGGAACAACACGGAGGCAGAACCACAGCCGGAGTCTTCGCCCGCACCGCACAACGACTACTCGCCATGGCGGCCGGCATCTGGCACAACTGGACCACCGGCGCCAAGGTCAAACGATCTCTCATCGCCTACGACCACTGA
- a CDS encoding response regulator → MIEVLVVDDDTRVARVNAAYVEKVPGFHVAGEAHCAADALSRLETLPRLDLVLMDHYLPDDTGLAVVQEMRRRGHQTDVIMVTAARDVTTVQAAMRHGALQYLVKPFAFAGLRAKLEAYAELRRTLDGGGEAEQAEVDRIFGALSAPSEPDLPKGHSPTTAELVRQSLMNADGPLSAQEIAERTGVSRQTAQRYLKLLERTGRARLTLKYGDAGRPEHRYVWATRA, encoded by the coding sequence ATGATCGAGGTCCTGGTCGTGGACGACGACACCAGGGTCGCGCGGGTCAACGCCGCCTACGTCGAGAAGGTGCCGGGCTTCCATGTCGCCGGCGAGGCCCACTGCGCCGCGGACGCGCTGAGCCGGCTGGAGACGCTGCCCCGGCTGGATCTGGTGCTCATGGACCACTACCTGCCCGACGATACGGGGCTCGCGGTCGTCCAGGAGATGCGCCGGCGCGGCCACCAGACCGACGTGATCATGGTGACGGCGGCCCGGGACGTGACCACCGTGCAGGCGGCGATGCGGCACGGCGCGTTGCAGTACCTGGTCAAGCCGTTCGCCTTCGCGGGCCTGCGCGCCAAGCTGGAGGCGTACGCGGAGCTGCGTCGCACCCTCGACGGCGGCGGGGAGGCGGAGCAGGCCGAGGTGGACCGCATCTTCGGGGCGCTGTCGGCCCCCTCAGAACCGGACCTGCCCAAGGGCCACTCCCCCACCACCGCGGAGCTGGTCCGTCAGTCCCTGATGAACGCGGACGGGCCTCTGTCCGCCCAGGAGATCGCCGAGCGGACCGGGGTGAGCCGCCAGACCGCCCAGCGCTATCTCAAGCTCCTGGAGCGCACGGGACGGGCCAGGCTGACCCTCAAGTACGGCGACGCGGGCCGCCCGGAACACCGTTACGTGTGGGCGACCCGCGCCTAG
- a CDS encoding sensor histidine kinase, which yields MSPTPPARRLRLGLPRRVFSQVLLMQVAIAAGVAVLATGLFLAPLSNQLDDQAMRRALAIAQTTAQQPGLANEVRDTPPSPNGPVQREAERIRKATKAEYIVVMDWRGVRWSHTDPKQIGGIVSTDPGQALAGKEVMEIDSGTLGRSARGKVPLRDSDGMVVGAVSVGIAYDSVRARLIHAIPGLLAYAGGALAVGALAAWLISRRVQRQTRDLAFSDIASLLSEREAMLHGIREGVVALDRTGRIRLVNDEAQRLLGIGDAVVGLSPDEALGAGRTADVLAGRVTGTDLLTVRGQRVLVANRMPTDDGGAVATLRDRTELEQLGRELDSTRGLIDALRAQDHEHANRMHTLLGLLELEMYDDAVEFVGEVVGDHRATAEQVTERIEDPLLAALLVGKATVAAERGVALWVSDRTRLPDRLIDPQGLVTVVGNLVDNALDAVAGKPHARVEVELRAEGRTAILRVRDTGPGIPPEHRELIFTEGWSTKKPPAHRERGIGLSLVRRLAERQGGSATVGEAHGGGAEFTVVLPEALAEPGPEPALTVPSAPQTAKEES from the coding sequence ATGAGTCCCACTCCCCCCGCACGCCGCCTGCGCCTCGGCCTGCCCCGGCGGGTGTTCTCGCAGGTGCTGCTGATGCAGGTGGCGATCGCCGCGGGAGTCGCGGTCCTCGCGACCGGGCTGTTCCTCGCGCCCCTGAGCAACCAGCTGGACGACCAGGCGATGCGCCGCGCGCTCGCCATCGCGCAGACCACCGCGCAGCAACCGGGTCTCGCGAACGAGGTGAGGGACACGCCTCCCTCACCGAACGGTCCGGTGCAGCGGGAGGCGGAGCGGATCCGGAAGGCCACCAAGGCCGAGTACATCGTGGTGATGGACTGGCGGGGCGTGCGCTGGTCGCATACCGACCCGAAGCAGATCGGCGGCATCGTCTCGACCGACCCCGGCCAGGCTCTGGCCGGCAAGGAGGTCATGGAGATCGACAGCGGCACCCTGGGCCGTTCCGCCCGCGGCAAGGTGCCGCTGCGTGACAGCGACGGCATGGTCGTCGGCGCCGTCTCGGTCGGCATCGCCTACGACAGCGTCCGGGCCCGGCTGATCCACGCGATCCCGGGACTGCTCGCGTATGCCGGTGGTGCCCTGGCCGTCGGCGCGCTGGCCGCGTGGCTCATCTCCCGGCGGGTCCAGCGGCAGACCAGGGACCTGGCCTTCTCTGACATCGCGTCGCTCCTGTCGGAACGCGAGGCGATGCTGCACGGCATCCGGGAGGGCGTCGTCGCCCTGGACCGCACCGGCCGCATCCGCCTGGTCAACGACGAGGCGCAGCGCCTGCTGGGCATCGGGGACGCGGTGGTGGGCCTCTCCCCCGACGAGGCGCTCGGCGCGGGCCGCACGGCCGACGTGCTGGCCGGGCGCGTGACCGGCACGGACCTGCTCACCGTGCGGGGCCAGCGGGTGCTGGTCGCCAACCGTATGCCCACCGACGACGGCGGCGCCGTGGCGACCCTGCGCGACCGCACCGAGCTGGAGCAACTGGGCCGCGAACTCGACTCCACCCGTGGGCTGATCGACGCCCTGCGCGCCCAGGACCACGAGCACGCCAACCGTATGCACACGCTCCTGGGGCTGCTCGAACTGGAGATGTACGACGACGCCGTCGAGTTCGTCGGCGAAGTGGTCGGTGACCACCGGGCCACCGCGGAACAGGTCACCGAGCGGATCGAGGACCCGCTGCTCGCCGCCCTGCTGGTCGGCAAGGCGACCGTCGCGGCCGAACGGGGCGTCGCGCTGTGGGTGTCGGACCGGACCCGGCTGCCCGACCGGCTGATCGATCCCCAGGGGCTCGTCACCGTCGTCGGCAACCTGGTGGACAACGCCCTCGACGCCGTCGCGGGCAAGCCGCACGCGCGCGTGGAGGTCGAACTGCGCGCCGAGGGTCGTACGGCGATCCTCCGGGTGCGCGACACGGGCCCGGGAATCCCGCCGGAGCACCGCGAGTTGATCTTCACCGAGGGATGGTCCACGAAGAAGCCGCCCGCGCACCGCGAGCGGGGCATCGGACTCTCCCTGGTGCGCAGGCTCGCCGAGCGGCAAGGGGGCAGCGCGACCGTCGGCGAGGCGCACGGCGGGGGTGCGGAGTTCACTGTCGTCCTGCCCGAGGCGCTGGCCGAACCGGGCCCGGAACCGGCCCTGACCGTGCCGTCAGCCCCGCAGACCGCCAAGGAGGAGTCGTGA
- a CDS encoding sucrase ferredoxin: MSTCSSVSRDSDEPVSGTAATATTWLLLEQPGPWGAKALTSSHLDPALGRALESAAKDTGVRIVLIRRPGRHADRRMPATRRVYAAHTVPGNVWLHGATTSDPGQLLDLDFAALGRGDHRSFDAVLGGRPHDGDPLALVCTNGKRDRCCALLGRPLAAELATSGVEGVWEVTHLGGHRFAPTVLVLPYGYAYGRAEAHTLKEVLHGAREGRIVVAGCRGSSAWERPGQAAELAVRTRTGEYAAEALSVVRTAGAAPRWEVTVAHADGRRWQVEVVQGAALPPRQESCGAAVLGSPARMDVVAVREVRVTTALAS; encoded by the coding sequence GTGAGTACGTGCTCAAGCGTCTCCCGGGACTCCGACGAGCCCGTTTCGGGAACCGCGGCCACCGCGACGACCTGGCTGCTGCTGGAACAGCCCGGCCCGTGGGGTGCCAAGGCGCTCACTTCGAGCCACCTGGACCCCGCGCTGGGCCGTGCCCTGGAGTCGGCCGCGAAGGACACGGGCGTACGAATCGTGCTGATCCGCCGTCCCGGACGGCACGCGGACCGCAGGATGCCCGCCACACGCCGGGTGTACGCGGCCCACACCGTTCCGGGAAACGTGTGGCTGCACGGCGCCACGACCTCGGACCCCGGGCAGCTCCTCGATCTCGACTTCGCCGCACTCGGCCGGGGCGATCACCGCTCCTTCGACGCGGTGCTCGGCGGACGGCCCCACGACGGTGATCCGCTCGCCCTCGTCTGCACCAACGGCAAGCGCGACCGCTGCTGCGCCCTCCTCGGCCGGCCTCTCGCGGCCGAACTCGCCACGTCCGGGGTCGAGGGCGTCTGGGAGGTCACTCATCTGGGTGGTCACCGCTTCGCCCCGACGGTCCTCGTGCTGCCGTACGGATACGCGTACGGCCGGGCCGAGGCGCACACCCTCAAGGAGGTCCTGCACGGCGCGCGGGAGGGACGGATCGTCGTGGCGGGGTGCCGGGGCAGCTCGGCCTGGGAACGCCCCGGTCAGGCGGCCGAGCTCGCCGTGCGCACCAGGACCGGTGAATACGCAGCGGAGGCGCTGAGCGTCGTACGGACGGCCGGCGCGGCCCCGCGCTGGGAGGTGACCGTCGCCCACGCCGACGGCCGCCGCTGGCAGGTCGAGGTGGTCCAGGGCGCGGCCCTGCCGCCCCGGCAGGAGAGCTGTGGAGCGGCAGTCCTCGGTTCGCCCGCGCGGATGGACGTGGTGGCCGTGCGCGAGGTGAGGGTGACGACGGCGCTCGCGAGCTGA